In Carya illinoinensis cultivar Pawnee chromosome 7, C.illinoinensisPawnee_v1, whole genome shotgun sequence, the following are encoded in one genomic region:
- the LOC122316742 gene encoding protein FAR1-RELATED SEQUENCE 5-like, whose amino-acid sequence MDIEPLSIENEVMEFDMGGSVEDETTTLDLEHPDDDYERDYNDELVEGSNPSTSHGFLTSDGDPNLEPYEGMEFDSEQAARIFYNSYARRIGFSTRVSVYQRSRRDGSIICRQIVCSREGFRREGAENRSKRQRTITRVGCKAQMTVKKQSSGKWAVSKLVKEHNHELVPPDKVHCLRSHRHVSGPARSLIDTLQAAGMGPSGVMSVLIKESGGINNVGFTKVDCQNYMSSSRQRTLGSGGQIVFDYLKQMQVEDPDFFYAVQGDFENSTGNIFWADANSRMNYNYFGETVTFDTTYRMNRYRVPFAPFTGWNHHGQPVLFGCALLLNESESSFVWLFQTWLTAMSGRHPISITTDQDRIIRAAVIQVLPGTRHRFCKWNVFREAQEKLSDVYRSNPTFEAEFQKCINLTETMDEFESCWESLLQRYDLGDNEWLQSMYNARQQWVPVYLRDAFFGEMSITQGSDNVNSYFDGYINASTNIQVLIKQYEKAIASRYEKEIKADYDTINISPVLKTPSPMEKQAANLYTRKIFMKFQEELVETLAYPATIVDDTGSETMYRVAKFGEDHKVNFVRFNVFEKRASCSCQLFEFSGIICRHILAVFRVMNVLTLPSHYILKRWTRNAKSGVLLDERTLGLPSDSQESSTARYDSLQREAIKYVEEGAESMHIYNVAMNALHEAAKKVAAAKKQGSGVTTQSILSNTRQQLQSCSMDLDEKILELTAELENASQRCEAYRAKLFSVLKNMEEQKLQISVKVQNVRLNLRS is encoded by the exons ATGGATATTGAACCTCTGAGCATTGAAAATGAGGTTATGGAGTTCGACATGGGTGGTTCTGTGGAAGATGAAACGACCACCCTCGACTTAGAACACCCTGATGACGACTATGAAAGGGATTACAATGATGAATTAGTCGAAGGTTCTAATCCGTCTACTTCTCATGGGTTTCTAACCTCAGATGGAGACCCAAATCTTGAACCTTACGAGGGCATGGAATTCGATTCTGAACAGGCTGCGCGTATCTTCTATAATTCGTATGCCCGCCGCATTGGTTTTAGCACCCGGGTCAGTGTGTACCAGCGGTCCCGACGTGATGGGTCCATCATATGCCGTCAAATTGTGTGTTCTCGTGAAGGGTTTCGTCGTGAGGGGGCTGAAAATAGGTCTAAGAGACAGCGGACGATCACTAGAGTTGGGTGTAAGGCGCAGATGACTGTAAAGAAGCAGAGTTCTGGAAAATGGGCGGTGTCAAAACTCGTGAAGGAACATAATCATGAGCTTGTGCCGCCGGATAAGGTGCATTGCCTCCGGTCACATAGGCATGTATCAGGTCCTGCTCGAAGCCTGATTGATACCCTCCAAGCGGCTGGCATGGGTCCTAGTGGAGTAATGTCTGTGTTGATCAAGGAATCGGGTGGTATTAACAATGTTGGATTTACTAAAGTTGATTGCCAGAATTATATGAGTAGTAGTAGGCAGAGGACTTTAGGAAGTGGGGGCCAGAttgtttttgattatttgaagCAAATGCAGGTTGAGGATCCTGATTTCTTTTATGCAGTCCAGGGTGATTTTGAGAATTCAACAGGAAACATTTTCTGGGCTGATGCAAATTCAAGAATGAATTATAACTACTTTGGAGAAACTGTTACATTTGATACGACATATAGAATGAATCGTTACCGTGTCCCCTTTGCTCCATTTACAGGGTGGAACCATCATGGACAACCAGTATTGTTTGGATGTGCGTTACTCCTCAACGAGTCAGAGTCCTCGTTTGTTTGGCTATTCCAGACTTGGCTAACAGCAATGTCTGGACGCCATCCTATCTCAATCACAACAGATCAGGATAGAATCATACGAGCAGCTGTTATACAAGTGCTTCCAGGAACCCGTCACCGATTTTGTAAATGGAATGTGTTCAGGGAAGCTCAAGAGAAGCTTTCTGATGTATATCGCTCAAACCCTACTTTCGAAGCGGAATTTCAGAAGTGCATCAATTTGACAGAGACAATGGATGAGTTCGAGTCATGTTGGGAGTCCCTTCTTCAAAGATATGATCTTGGGGATAATGAGTGGCTTCAGTCAATGTACAATGCTCGCCAACAATGGGTACCAGTTTATCTACGGGATGCATTCTTCGGGGAGATGTCCATAACCCAAGGAAGTGATAATGTTAATTCATACTTTGATGGCTATATAAACGCATCAACTAATATTCAGGTGCTGATTAAGCAGTATGAAAAAGCAATTGCTAGCCGAtatgaaaaggaaataaaagcaGATTATGATACAATTAATATTTCACCTGTTCTGAAAACACCATCTCCCATGGAAAAACAAGCAGCAAATCTCTATACAaggaaaatatttatgaaattccAAGAAGAATTGGTTGAGACTCTTGCTTATCCTGCAACTATAGTTGATGACACTGGATCAGAAACTATGTATCGGGTGGCAAAATTTGGGGAAGACCACAAAGTAAATTTTGTTAGGTTCAATGTTTTTGAAAAGAGAGCCAGTTGTAGCTgtcaattatttgaattttcagGTATTATATGTAGACACATATTAGCAGTATTTAGAGTAATGAATGTACTTACACTTCCATCTCATTATATCTTGAAACGGTGGACAAGAAATGCCAAAAGTGGGGTCTTGTTGGATGAGCGCACTCTTGGACTGCCAAGTGATTCTCAAGAGTCATCTACTGCCCGGTATGACAGTCTGCAACGGGAGGCTATCAAATATGTTGAAGAAGGGGCCGAATCCATGCATATTTATAATGTTGCGATGAATGCTCTTCATGAGGCTGCAAAGAAGGTTGCTGCAGCCAAGAAGCAAGGTTCTGGGGTCACTACTCAAAGTATCCTGTCTAATACCCGTCAACAGCTTCAGTCTTGCTCCATG GATCTGGATGAGAAAATTCTGGAATTAACTGCTGAATTGGAGAATGCAAGTCAGCGATGTGAAGCATACCGAGCAAAACTGTTCAGTGTCTTGAAGAATATGGAGGAACAGAAGTTGCAGATATCCGTTAAGGTTCAGAATGTGAGGCTGAATCTGAGAAGTTAA